The genomic region CGGCGATGTGTATGCGGTCGCTCTCGCGCAGATACCGCGAGAGACCGGGCAAAGGCGCCACCGCGGTGATCGGTGACGCCCCGACGTGCCCGCCGGACGGAGCGCGGCCGTTACGCCAGCGCCGCCCGGTCTTCTCGTTGATGCCGACGATCCGGCATGCCTCTCTGTTGCTCACACCCTGCTGCATGAGCTGAAGGTAGAGGCGCCGTTCCTCGGACAAGGGACGGCGCCCCTGGATAGCGGACCGGTCCCGGATCTTGAAGTCCATCGCATCCCCTGAACTGGGGTGTTGCGACAACCACTAGAACTCAAGCAGGGAGACCGGGCCCATGCCATGACGTACCGCAGCGACTACTTCAGCTTCGTGCCCGAGGACCGCAGGTTGGCGCAGGCCTCCGTGACCCGCTTGGCCATGCCCCCCTCGGCGGACTTGCCCCAGCTGCGCGGGTCGTAGACCTTCTTGTTGCCGACCTCGCCGTCGACCTTCAGCACACCGTCGTAGTTACGGAACACGTGGTCCACGATCGGACGGGTGAAGGCGTACTGGGTGTCGGTGTCGAGGTTCATCTTCACGACGCCGTTCTCCAGCGCGGTGGCGATCTCCTCGGCCGTGGAGCCCGACCCGCCGTGGAAGACGAAGTCGAACGGCTGGCTGCCGGCAGGCTTGCCGTACTTGGCGGCGACACCCTGCTGGAGGTCCTTGAGGAGCTCGGGGCGCAGGACGACGTTGCCCGGCTTGTAGACGCCGTGGACGTTGCCGAAGGACGCCGCCAGCAGGTAGCGGCCCTTCTCGCCCAGGCCGAGCGCCTCGGCCGTACGCAGCGCGTCGTCGACGGTCGTGTACAGCTCGTCGTTGATCTCGTGCGTGACGCCGTCCTCCTCGCCACCGGTCGGAGTGATCTCGACCTCAAGGATGATCTTGGCGGCGGCGGCCTTGGCCAGCAGCTCCTGGCCGATCGACAGGTTGTCGGCGAGGGTCTCGGCCGAGCCGTCCCACATGTGCGACTGGAACAGCGGGTTCAGACCCTTGGCGACACGCTCCGCGGAGACGTCGAGCAGCGGACGGACATAACCGTCCAGCTTGTCCTTGGGGCAGTGGTCGGTGTGCAGCGCGACCGTGATGTCGTACTTGGCGGCGACGATGTGCGCGAACTCGGCCAGGGCTACGGCGCCCGTCACCATGTCCTTGTTGTACTGGCCGCCCAGGAATTCGGCACCACCGGTGGAGATCTGGACGATGCCGTCGCTCTCCGCCTCCGCGAAGCCGCGCAGTGCAGCGTGCAAGGTCTGGGTCGACGTCACATTGATGGCCGGGTAGGCGAACTTGCCTGCCTTCGCCCGGTCGAGCATCTCGGCGTAGACCTCGGGGGTTGCGATGGGCATCTGTCCGCTCCTTGGGATGTGCGGGTGTGCAGTGCTTGGTCCCTGACCTGGGGGCGACGTCATCGTCGCCCACATCTTCCCAGACTCCCGCCCCGGCTCCACGCTGCCCGTCGGGTAGCTGCTCCCCGTTTCACGTGAAACGGGGAGCACGCCAGGGAATCCGCAGGTCAGCCCAGGTCGAGGTCCGCCACCGAATAGACATGGACGTACGGCAGACCGGCCTCGGCGATCGCCGGAGCGGCCCCGCGCTCGACGATCACGGCGACGGCCACGACCTCGCCGCCCGCCTCACGCACGGCCTCGACCGCGGTCAGCGGGGAACCACCGGTCGTCGAGGTGTCCTCGACGACGAGGCAGCGACGGCCCTTGACGTCCGTGCCCTCGATGCGGCGCTGCATCCCGTGGGCCTTCTGCGCCTTGCGGACGACGAACGCGTCCAGGCTCTGCCCGCGCGCCGCCGAGGCGTGCAGCATCGAGGTGGCCACCGGGTCGGCGCCCAGCGTCAGACCGCCGACGCAGTCGTAGTCCAGCTCGGCGGTGGCATCGAGCATCACCTGTCCGACCAGCGGCGCGGCCTTGCCGTCCAGCGTGATCCGGCGCAGGTCGATGTACCAGTCGGCTTCCAGACCCGAGGAGAGGGTCACTTTGCCGTGTACCACGGCCTTGTCCTTGATCTGCTGGAGCAGCTCAGCGCGTACGTCAGTCATGTCAACGAGGGTAAAGGCTGCCGCGGAGGGTCAGAGCCGCGCCCAGCTCCAGGTCGTCGTGATCTCCAGGGGCTCGATCGGGGTGACCAGCCGGGGGGCCGTGTTCAGTCCGTTCGGCGGCCCGGACTGCGGCTCCACGCAGACCGCCTCCGCCTGCTCGTCGTAGATCACCACCCACTCGTCCCGGCTCCTGACCGTCAGCTCCAGCTGCTCGGGCCAGGTGAGCTTCACGTCTACGCCCGCGGGCATCCCGAAGCAGTCGTCCCACGGCCCGGGCAGAGGATCGATCCGGCGACCGGTCGGCAGGTGGTTGTCGCCGCGCTCCTCCTGCCAGGCCGCGTCGAAGTCGATCCGCACGTCCTGGCCGCCGAGGTTCCGGAGGAACCACGGGTGCCACCCGGCCTGCGCCGGGAAGGAGTCCCCGTACGTCTCGATGCCCAGGCTCAGCGTCAGCGATTCCTCGGTCAGCTCGAAGGACTGCGTCACCCGGCCCTCGTACGGCCACGGGGCGGCCAGGTCGTAGAAGAAGGCGGCTTCCGTGTCGCTCTCCCGGGCCGGCCGCCAGGAGGTGTCGCGGCCGGTTCCGTGGATGGCGTGCGGTGGGGAGTTGAGCGGCATCTGGTGCGGCTCACCACCGTTGCGGAAGAGGCCGTTCTCGGTGCGGCCGCACCACGGCACCATGGGGAAGCAGCCGTACCGCTCGCCCTGGCGCAGCAGTTCGGTGTCCCCGATCCGCAGGCTGCTGATCCGGCAGCCGTTCACGGGGTCAACGGTCAATTCGACGTCGCCGGCTGTCAGCCGGGCGTTCTTCGCAACTCTGCTCACCCCCCGACACTACTGGCGCGGGGTGGCTCCCTACGGCCGCCTTCGCCGCAGCGCCCTGCCCACCACCACGGCCGAGGCGATCGCCAGGGCTGCTGCCGGGGCGGCCCAGCGCAGCGTGATGCCCGCGGCGCCCGCCTCGGGCGACGGCACAGGGGCGTACCGGCCACGCGGTGGGGCGTGGTCGACCTCCTCCGTGCTCCGGCCGATCATCGTGCGGCGGGC from Streptomyces sp. QL37 harbors:
- a CDS encoding aldose epimerase codes for the protein MSRVAKNARLTAGDVELTVDPVNGCRISSLRIGDTELLRQGERYGCFPMVPWCGRTENGLFRNGGEPHQMPLNSPPHAIHGTGRDTSWRPARESDTEAAFFYDLAAPWPYEGRVTQSFELTEESLTLSLGIETYGDSFPAQAGWHPWFLRNLGGQDVRIDFDAAWQEERGDNHLPTGRRIDPLPGPWDDCFGMPAGVDVKLTWPEQLELTVRSRDEWVVIYDEQAEAVCVEPQSGPPNGLNTAPRLVTPIEPLEITTTWSWARL
- the fbaA gene encoding class II fructose-bisphosphate aldolase — protein: MPIATPEVYAEMLDRAKAGKFAYPAINVTSTQTLHAALRGFAEAESDGIVQISTGGAEFLGGQYNKDMVTGAVALAEFAHIVAAKYDITVALHTDHCPKDKLDGYVRPLLDVSAERVAKGLNPLFQSHMWDGSAETLADNLSIGQELLAKAAAAKIILEVEITPTGGEEDGVTHEINDELYTTVDDALRTAEALGLGEKGRYLLAASFGNVHGVYKPGNVVLRPELLKDLQQGVAAKYGKPAGSQPFDFVFHGGSGSTAEEIATALENGVVKMNLDTDTQYAFTRPIVDHVFRNYDGVLKVDGEVGNKKVYDPRSWGKSAEGGMAKRVTEACANLRSSGTKLK
- the pyrE gene encoding orotate phosphoribosyltransferase, with product MTDVRAELLQQIKDKAVVHGKVTLSSGLEADWYIDLRRITLDGKAAPLVGQVMLDATAELDYDCVGGLTLGADPVATSMLHASAARGQSLDAFVVRKAQKAHGMQRRIEGTDVKGRRCLVVEDTSTTGGSPLTAVEAVREAGGEVVAVAVIVERGAAPAIAEAGLPYVHVYSVADLDLG